In Rhizobium sp. CIAT894, the genomic window CGGCGAGCCCATCATCACCCATTCGAGCCGCCTGCTGCCGGTCCTCTGGCGGAAGAGGCCCGCCATGCTGAAAGTCGCGACCGATATCGACGAACGATACGGCGCGCTGTTGATGCAATGGTGGGACGGCGACGGCGCGGCTCATGTCTATGCCCACGAAGGCGACGCCCTATTGCTGGAGAGGGCAACCGGGAAACGCTCGCTGCTTGCCATGGCGATGGACGGCGAAGACGACGAAGCGAGCCGCATTCTTTGCCGAACCGCGGCGCGGCTGCATGCGCCGCGCGAAAGACCGCTCCCCGATCCCATTCCCCTCACCCGCTGGTTCCGCGATCTCGAACCGGCCGCCGGCAAACATGGCGGCACGCTTGCCGACTGCTCGGCGATCGCCAACGCCCTGCTTGCCGATCCGCGCGATCTCTCCGTCCTCCACGGCGACATCCACCACGGCAACATTCTCGATTTCGAGGAGCGCGGCTGGCTGGCGATCGACCCGAAACGGCTCCACGGCGAGCGCGGTTTCGATTTCGCCAATATCTTCGCCAACGAGGAATTGCCCACCATTACCGACCCCGCCCGCTTCCGCCGCCAGCTCGCCATCGTCTCGGCAGAAGCCCGGCTGGAGCCGAAGCGGCTGCTGCAGTGGATCGCCGCCTATTCCGGCCTTTCCGCCGCCTGGTTCCTTGGCGATCCCAATATCGAGCAGGCGGAGACGGCTTTGACGGTCGCACGGATCGCGCTGTCAGAACTTCGGACCTAAAGCAGCCGCAAGGACGATGAGGTTCGCACCTCAATCAACCTCGAGCCGGGAACTGATGCCCTTAGAGATTTTCCTTGAGAAGGACCTCGATCCTTATCCTCTCCTGTTCAGCCAGCGGCTCCCGGGCGTCCGAGCGAGCCCGCAT contains:
- a CDS encoding aminoglycoside phosphotransferase family protein — translated: MFASHLDRWSLISDGEPIITHSSRLLPVLWRKRPAMLKVATDIDERYGALLMQWWDGDGAAHVYAHEGDALLLERATGKRSLLAMAMDGEDDEASRILCRTAARLHAPRERPLPDPIPLTRWFRDLEPAAGKHGGTLADCSAIANALLADPRDLSVLHGDIHHGNILDFEERGWLAIDPKRLHGERGFDFANIFANEELPTITDPARFRRQLAIVSAEARLEPKRLLQWIAAYSGLSAAWFLGDPNIEQAETALTVARIALSELRT